TTACCCCAGTAGTTAGACTGACATTGATTACAAGCGCGTCCACCAAAACCATCACGGCATTCACACTGGCCTGTGTAACGATTGCACTGCTCGGATAAAGCGCCAATTGGATCACACTCGCATGCCTCACAACCTTCACCGGAAGCAATCTTCCAATGATTCACTGCGCACTCATCACAACGTAGCCCATGCACGTTGGGCAAGCACGGGCACTGACCAGTAAAACGATCACAATGCAGTATCGTTTTATTTGTGCCCAAAAAGTCACAATCGCACGGAACACAATTTTGTTGTAATGCATCACCGAAATAACCATCGCGACAGAGTTCACAGTGCTGACCTGTGGTATCGTAGAGGCACTTCTTGCACTCTCCAGTGTGTCGATCGCAATTGCCTGTATCATACAAATCGATATTATTGCTACAATCGCATTTCTCGCACGCACCACCAGGTGTCTCAGCATCACCAAAATAATTATCAGCACACAGCTCACAGCGCGTACCATCGTAACCCTCCTTACAGTGACAAATCATATTATTATTGCGCGTATCTAGCGAACAGCCATCAGCATGAGTATTACCGCTGGCAACAGTGTCGGGACAACGACAAGCGCGACAGCCTATTTCACTACCTAAGAAGGGATTGCCATAGTAGCCTTCCAAGCAGGCGTCGCAAGCATAACCGCTGGTGAAATCCAAACAATTGATACATTGTCCAGTGCGCGCATCACATTGCTGTGCATGTCCATTACATTCGCACACTTGACAATTAGGGAAATTCCAATAGCCTGGCTGACACTGATCGCATTCACGTCCATATGTGTTCGGATGACAAGCGCATTGCCCCGTTATGAGATCACAGTTGTTGTCCTTCGAGCCAATGCTATTACAATCGCATGCCTTGCAACCCTCCGGACCAAAGCCATAAGTGCCTGGCGCACATTGATCACACTGCCTGCCCACAATATTCGCTTTACATTGACAAAAACCACCATGCGGATCACATTCTTTACTAAGCGCGCCTGTGGGATTACAATTACACATGCTAGCGCCATCATGTATTTCTGTGCTTGCAAAATCTTGCAACAACTTACAACGTTCATCAACAATCGTATTATAGCGTATGTCATACAATGATTGATTGCAACCCATTTGTATATATTCGCGTCGACGCATATCGGCGACAGGAGAACCCGAAAAAACAGATGTCACTTCAATGCGCGGTATGAGCGTGAGTGAATCGATCATAATCGTTGCTGTAGGGTTGTCTTCATTGTGCCGACGACGCTCGAAGTGTATCTTGAATTTATATACCTTATTCGCCTCCAAACATACATTGCGTAACGCAACCACTTGACGATCACGCTCGGGCAAACTGAATGGTACACGTGTTTCATAGACGCTCGAACCGGGTTGCACAAATTGCGCGCAAATGCCATTGGGATCTACTTCATCCAAACGCACCAAGGTTATATAAGCATCTTCCCAATCATCGCGTGATGTAGTCTGATAACGTATCACCACATCATAGGGCATCGAATTTGGTATATCATCTACAGTTATAATAAATTCAGAATTTTCAGGCGCGCGCGTAAAACCAATGCCTGTCCAATCAGGCATTCGATCAGGCAATGGTTGATAGGGTACAATCGAACAATTACCATTCGTACCACGTGATATGCACACATCCGCAGACTCAACATCATGTACCACTTGCAATGTTGGTatgtaataattttgttttggTTGCGAGCAATTGCGCCCCATCATGTGTGGACGACAACGACATTGTCCTGTTATAACATCACAGAAATTATCATACGAACCGCCTACATCACAAGCGCATAACGTACAACCATCCTCTGACTCGGAGAGCCCATATGTTTGGGGTGCACATTGATTGCAATCTTTGCCGACGACCAAACGCTTGCAAGTACATTCGCCGGTATACATATTACAGCCGGAGTTATCAACAGTGCCAAGCGTATTGCAGGTGCACGATTCACAACCTTCAGGATTTTCAGGTAACAAACGCCAATAGCCATCTTTACACATATCACATTGTCGTCCTTTTACATTTGCCTTGCAATGGCAAGCGCCCGCTTCTATGCCATTCTCAGGATCACTCACCGAATCGCAAATGCCCTCATCTAAAGCGCCATGCAAATGGCAATTGCAGGGTCTGCACACTTCCGGGCTGCGTATATCTTGTGTGGGATCACGATAAAAGAAGGGCATACACTCCTCACAATGTTGTCCTTCCGTATTATGCATGCAATTATCGCATACACCACCCGATATGCGTCCAGATTGTTCGAATACATTCTCATCAAAGTGACAGCTCACCGCATGATCGTTACACTCACATTTTTTGCAGGCATTCGTTTGCTTGCCAAACGCGGGTTTCCAGGGTAAATCGTTGAAGAAGTCTTCGCAAGTTTCGCAATTTAAACCTTTGGTGTTGTGTGTGCACTGACAGCGTCCATGCACCATATCATATTCAGACGACTCAGAGCCATCCAACGGTAAGCACTGTGAGGCATGACCATAACAAGAGCACGAGCCGCGCACCACCATATTACTTATCCCATAATAGTATTTCTCTTCCATCTCCAAGCGATTATCCAGCAGATTATCACCCAGCTTATGCAGTTTAGTGAAATTTATGCGCAAATTTGTCATCTTCAACATATTTTGTACATGCGTAGCGTATGGATCGGTTACATTGATATTAGGCGGCAACACACGAAAGATCACCTCGCCATTGCGCGATGGTTCAACATTGGAATAGCGTGATGTGCACATCACATCGGTAATATTACGCAGCACAGTGGGTATACCGGGAAAGGATTCGGCGCAATCGTAAGCAAAGTAACGATAAACATGCCAAGTTTGTCCAAAATCAAACGAACGTTCAATCAACATGGCTGCCGGCCGAAAAGTAGTAAATTGTATAATCAAATGTGTAAAATGAAATTCTGCTTCCAAATCCAATTGTATCGTGACATTCTCTTTACCATTCTCCGATTGCCACCAAGTTGGTATATTTGTACCTGGTtttgttttataaataatttgacctACACGATGATTTTTATAAGGATCATTGCGTGTCTCTTCACGTGTATCGCACAAGAAACATTTTTTATCTTGTAAATGCGAGAGAATACAAAAGCGTTCGGGTACATGTAGGCCACAGGTGGAAGAGGCGCTCAGACGATCCTCACGTCCTATCAATAAATTACCCGTTGCTGGGTAGCATGAGGAACGTTCACATGGATGTGTTTTCTTATATTCTCTAGGCGTATTTAGAGGGCGATCACGTCGTCCAGTCAAACGTTGTGCTTGTGTGTGTAAAGCACAGCTGCTGAGTAGCGCCCAGAGGCAAAAAGTAATAAGCGTGCTAGCTTTTACATTGTCGAAGTTAAGACGGCGGCAGCAGCCATCGACGCTACCCCAATGTGACTTCAACATTATTGGAGCGTAATTCTGGCgatgtttttgattttatttgcACTTGTAGTTGTAATTAATTATTGAAAGCGTGCAGGAGTAGCGATCGACAAAAACAATTATTTCTCTTTGTATAGCTTGCTCCCTTTATTTTGCGTATGTGTGGGCGCGTGCTCTAAATGTGTGTGAGTATGAGTCTGCGATTTCCGGTTGTAATCAGGCGCTTTAATAAAATCAGAACACAAGCGCTAGTTTTATTTGCTTTTGCTTTTTCTTCGTCTTCTTCTTCGTTTTAGTTTGttgatttgttttttattatgcTTATGCCTTAAGATTACTAGGCTATTGTAATCTCAGTAAAGCCCTAAATATATTCGTTGGGGAGTGTGTGAGTGCGCATGTGCATGTGTATTAACTTCCTCCCTCTTGTGTATAAAATATCGCGTTGACCTCTTCTTCGTTGTTGATTATGAAATAGTTCTTCCTGCATTGCGTATGGACAAATGCATTGTTTAAAGTTCACCTGCGTATAAAAAAACGAAGCAAATTAATaacagaaaattttataaaaattaatttggttttgtttacttGTTATAATGTGAAGTCGTGCTGATTTTTTGGCAAATATTGACGTCCAGTGCAAAATCTGTAGGAAATAACTTATTAGTAATTTTTCGAGAACTTGATAAGTAAGAAAAAAACAGAGAATATTGTGGATATTTTTATTAACTGctttagaaaattttttgaatacgTTGTAGTTTTATCGATCGTTACAgatgttattgagtattttttgGAACAACCAATTTAAGTACTAGCCAGTCAAACTCGTGAGCCAAGCTTTACGTAAATATACAGATTTGTGGCAGGATACGTATAATAAATGAAAAGAATATCACTGGTGGATATGCTCAATTGAATTATTAAATCAGTCCCAAATTGAACAACACTTGAAATTTAGTCCTTTCAATTTAGATGATCCCTAGACTTCTTGctttttttttagttcaataaaAATATCTATAGCCAAGAATCTAGCTCTAGCCCGTATTAccttttacgatccgtgatccaaacttgttttttaaatcacaatagctctgaaatggtggatcggctTAATGACATAAGTGAACTTATAGGcccgtagtcatagtcgaaataaaatagagtcttattggtttaaacatggttcaaaatgaattacaattttttttttaaacgcgatgaacttcaatggaagtgaaaaaaggcttccccgacaagcaaatatacgtcaggaactaatttattatacctagaataCGTATTAATATGTTTCTGACgaaaattaaacaattttaaaatgtgcgatggttacttggctccacatatgcgaaatctttaattaagactattcagcattcatagatatttgtgagttttgatattttgatAGTTTAGTTTTGAgaaaaaagtagcatcctatactgattttgacattaaatttagaaataaatattcaatggaaggaattatttaccacaggcgtcgatttttaatacatgtcaaaaaatttagggagaggtgtcaaatgaacgcgttttaatttcggaaacAATAATCCGAACgcggcaaagtaatacttttactctgtcaagatattttcgcaaaaaaaaagtttaagactttcatgtggttgtgtTTGCGGTtcggtgatattgttgtacacagaaaagaTTTAACAAAAAAGGCTttttgcgctgatacaatttccaccagtttcgcagccgtttgatgataattattcggttttttgtgaatatctattaataaaagaacaatttcttatttccgacttctaattattgaattacattacagaattcttgaattgaattctgctggcatttccttttgtgtcttctattcccctttacatttgccaattcctcttaaaagaaagcgtgaaataaaacacgcaatacaacaagaattagcaacaaaaattttaaggaccgCTTGATACAGTCGCTGTTGTATTACTTCTCTCCTTTGACACCCTCTTcgtctatgtcatgatcgacttgagttcaatgattttctaatgtaaaagagacttacactttgcaggtccatgtacaatggctcaacattctaggtcacttctttcctatggaaaatatactaaactcactttatttatgctgactttgcgaagacaaatCTAATTTTGATTTAACCTGATTTTCATTGAATGTgctgcatacttattagtatcgaggttagacaTATCCCTATtcgggtctattaaattaaacggctttaacggttagggcaACCTAACTTTTAAGGTTTGtatcattttggccgtcacattTGTTTTAATGccaacaacttttctttacaacattcttacaaactatataaactattcaacatgaatacgagtgtatgtgTGAATAGCCTTGTTGCTTCCCTTGCTTTAAGTAGCCCAAATCCGCTTTATTCGTTTATgtgagatttaaataattttttaagaacgaaattaagtaaattttctttaaataagtatgttcatgttcaattaaaagattgtgcactcaattttaaattgacggctgataaaaaacagcgaatttttacaaaacacgtttgctaataacttttaaatagaattgaatgataattatccgccaccggattatgatcaaaacgcgttttcaggtatTCCTTTGACAATTTTGTAGTATAGTAAGAGTTTTtatcaagtaaaaaattaccatttttttacgtggagtcaagtaaccacggttgtaagaacagggtgaacttttataactcctaaaaaatttcttcatagcgctaatcaatgcctttttttcatgcggataccctgtcatgcttattttagctgcaaactatgtttaatatgtctattacagaccaaaattttaaatcccatttttaatttatgcaagattttaactaaagggtattttagtcagcgactatgattacgggccataatttttagaaaaagtttgatagttgcatagttatcatccaggtgaaaatggttttcagtcacttaTCATAAAccgtaatacgggccctgtttTGTTGACAAGCATTCAGCCTAAAAGTATGTGCTAATATTTTACGACGGGCATGCTATTTCTAGTGAGATTTATGAGTTCGAGTAGTTTAATGCAACATTTTTAAGAAactttagggggactcatgataacatataaacttataaggtgtaaaattatatccatttacacacgcggttatatgaacgcacctagtaatactcttgataaacttgattgtttttcagctgtattatttccaaaaaaaattttttttcattgttatacaaattaaaaaataccaagattaagtgaaaaatcaaaactaaaacgcctttacttgctgatgttggagatttttgatgaaaatgccgtctgtaatgtctgcaaggttgcattcctttgagtttaccgcgtttacacaatgaaatgtgcgcgtaaatttatataaattgtgtaaatgatttttcatacaaaatttgacagctcgtgcgtaaactagataaatttatacgtttacacactttataaggcatttatacggttacatgagtcccccttttaACTATAATACAGCATAACAATTAGGACGTTGCAATGAGATACCCGGCCCTAGATCAGGATGAAATCTTACTGGAAATTTCGAATCAGTTGTAAGAAAGTTTCCAGCACTTAACTCATGTGTACACTGACAGGGTGACCACCTACCGTGAGATTTCTTTAATTCgatgctggaaaaaattatactagGTGCAGAACTTAACCAATGACCAATGTGGCGCCAATAAGTCTGATAACTCCAAATTGAAAGAGGACAAAACCAAATACCCTCTGTTACTaaacaaagagtcagcgcatttgcaccTTGGccaccacgccactgttggcagcgataatttcgaaatagtaaaaggcttcgtttattaAGGAATCATcattaacaaaaacaacagcatcaGCTCTGAATTCtggcgaagaatcactcttgtccatgaatgctactttggactaggtaggcaattgaaaggtaAAGTCTCCTCTCGGCAACCGAAAGTCATGCTCTACACGTCGCTAATTGtaaccgtcctgctatatggtgcagaagcatggaccaagacaacatcagatgagacggctctgggagtgttcgagagaaaagttcttcgaacaaTTTACTAACCTCTACGCGTTTACAACGGTGAGTACCGAAGacgatttaacgatgagctgtacgagcttaccgcagacatcaacatagtccagcgtaCTAAACGCCGCAGCTACGCCTgtcaagcaccaattaagtaaataaagtaGAAATGGCGCATCCTTCAAAGCTCCGACGTTCCAAATAGATTGGGCAAGACTAAGAGGAGGGAGTTGTACATAATTCCACCAAGCGAGAAAGGCGTGGACCCCAGCACGGGGCTGTTAAGGTTCGAAAATCATGTGTAGGCTTTacagccttagactaacaaagttactcctataattaaaaagagaggattatagactcatgacgggtattctgactgcacacacatgcctttaaatatggcctggtcaatgatagcagatgtaggaagtgcgggttggaagaggaaacgtccaagcacattttgtgctcgtgcaTTGCGCTGGCCAAgcaaagactccagctattaggagcgatacagctgtcagatctagaagcagcaagtggcataggtcctagaaagtttctaataggacggagttatttggTATTtaacataggtactggtttttgatagggtcaCTTAACAAAATTCTTGTAAAActttggactcattcagtctatgtgacgtccccacggaccggccagttcaacctaacctaacctaaccttagtaagtaagtaagagctGAGCACTATTTTACATTAACGCTTTCAATAATATGTTCTATTGTTAATTAATCATAATTTTcgatttaaatttgatttaaaagcactcaatttagtttaattttcacttatttatttttttttatttatgtaattttaaaaatttcagtaTTTACTTCAAATTAGCTGTAATTAGTTTCATTTGCCACTCAATGTTTTTTTCGCTGAATTTCAATTCATTTCGTTAAATTTATTTTAGCGTGAATTAATTTACGtctaaaaaagttttatttaatttcacttaaattaaatttttttcaatttattcaaATTAATTTGATTTGTTACtaccattattttttattttatttcactggaattttttcagatttttagtgtttttttttataaaaatcgtatttaaaATCCGCACACATCTACGTTCCAATCTTTGTTCATATATTTCAAGGATTAAAAACATTTCGAATATTAAAAATGTTCCTATTTTCAAATTAATAATTGAAAACCCGTAATacggtttaaattttttaatgaaataaacattttttcgaaatatttagaatttttttggtcACACTCTTCCTTTAAAAATCTAAAAGTTCAA
The DNA window shown above is from Eurosta solidaginis isolate ZX-2024a chromosome 2, ASM4086904v1, whole genome shotgun sequence and carries:
- the LanB1 gene encoding laminin subunit beta-1 yields the protein MLKSHWGSVDGCCRRLNFDNVKASTLITFCLWALLSSCALHTQAQRLTGRRDRPLNTPREYKKTHPCERSSCYPATGNLLIGREDRLSASSTCGLHVPERFCILSHLQDKKCFLCDTREETRNDPYKNHRVGQIIYKTKPGTNIPTWWQSENGKENVTIQLDLEAEFHFTHLIIQFTTFRPAAMLIERSFDFGQTWHVYRYFAYDCAESFPGIPTVLRNITDVMCTSRYSNVEPSRNGEVIFRVLPPNINVTDPYATHVQNMLKMTNLRINFTKLHKLGDNLLDNRLEMEEKYYYGISNMVVRGSCSCYGHASQCLPLDGSESSEYDMVHGRCQCTHNTKGLNCETCEDFFNDLPWKPAFGKQTNACKKCECNDHAVSCHFDENVFEQSGRISGGVCDNCMHNTEGQHCEECMPFFYRDPTQDIRSPEVCRPCNCHLHGALDEGICDSVSDPENGIEAGACHCKANVKGRQCDMCKDGYWRLLPENPEGCESCTCNTLGTVDNSGCNMYTGECTCKRLVVGKDCNQCAPQTYGLSESEDGCTLCACDVGGSYDNFCDVITGQCRCRPHMMGRNCSQPKQNYYIPTLQVVHDVESADVCISRGTNGNCSIVPYQPLPDRMPDWTGIGFTRAPENSEFIITVDDIPNSMPYDVVIRYQTTSRDDWEDAYITLVRLDEVDPNGICAQFVQPGSSVYETRVPFSLPERDRQVVALRNVCLEANKVYKFKIHFERRRHNEDNPTATIMIDSLTLIPRIEVTSVFSGSPVADMRRREYIQMGCNQSLYDIRYNTIVDERCKLLQDFASTEIHDGASMCNCNPTGALSKECDPHGGFCQCKANIVGRQCDQCAPGTYGFGPEGCKACDCNSIGSKDNNCDLITGQCACHPNTYGRECDQCQPGYWNFPNCQVCECNGHAQQCDARTGQCINCLDFTSGYACDACLEGYYGNPFLGSEIGCRACRCPDTVASGNTHADGCSLDTRNNNMICHCKEGYDGTRCELCADNYFGDAETPGGACEKCDCSNNIDLYDTGNCDRHTGECKKCLYDTTGQHCELCRDGYFGDALQQNCVPCDCDFLGTNKTILHCDRFTGQCPCLPNVHGLRCDECAVNHWKIASGEGCEACECDPIGALSEQCNRYTGQCECRDGFGGRACNQCQSNYWGNPNEKCQPCECDPYGSADFQCDRETGQCVCHEGMGGYKCNECARGYQGRFPHCAPCGECFNNWDLILHGLEDATAEAIQRAKEIKLIGATGAYTAEFSTLDKKLQNIRDLLQNTTVSLQDIDALDKKGAELKQKLQASHSKLVDTEENLENIYSSLSLSTVELDALRNQSELVKKLSKELKENGIQLQESNIEGALNLTRNAFERVLDLSAVKNEAEDYASNTDRNCKRVETLANKMKDEHDTITANDGIISEYRAELGTLTALIPGLNNEVCDKSGDPCDSLCGGAGCGSCGGLSCEHGALTRTEKALKVAKDTEQIIKDKKDASDQTIRSLFQAKVNASEGYQKAKSAYEDAERYLNRTNDNIKKGEAIIEQLTSFLNNNTALPSESRDIAQQTLKLDLKLDPQEIQVLGGKINDAVSSLKNVESIIYNTRGDLARVNDLQAKANATKETANEILDTANAVVKNLDDADASQLKAKDAISQANVNIELAARDLDQIDLETSDAEAPANATAAQVEDLAKQVSRIQKNILKNELDAKEIKKEANAVKDAAMKAREISNQLHSATKSVNQTLSERARDSESARERAKQLLQRASKLTVDTNDKLSQLQLMQDIYLEKNNTLQKLQDELKPLNDELTLSLQKIQEHADRYRLCTG